A stretch of DNA from Methanolinea mesophila:
GACCCGCAGATCAGGATCGCGGGGGTGATCCTCAACAACGTGACCGGGCCGAAGCACCGGGACAAGGCCGTCGCCGCGGTGGAGCACTACTGCGGAATCCCGGTCATCGGCGCCATCCCCCGGAAGCAGGAGATGGAGCTCGCCATGCGCCACCTTGGGCTGGTCCCCTACCTCGAGGGGAAGACCGACCGGGAGTTCGACCAGCGGATCTCCACCGTGACCGGGGTGATCGGCGAACACCTGGACCTCGACCGGCTCCTCACCCTGGCCCGGGACTGCCCGGCGACGCTCCCCCCGGCGCCCCTGTTCGCCCCGGCCGCTTCGATGGACCTCTCCATCGGGGTGGCGCTCGACGAGGCGTTCAACTTCTACTACGGGGACCTCTTCGACATCCTCGCCACGTACGGGGCGAAGGCGGTCCCCTTCAGCCCGATCCACGACCGGCTCCCGGAAGTCGACGGGGTGATCATCGGGGGAGGGTACCCCGAGCTCTTCCTCCCCGAACTGGAGGCGAACTCCGCCATGAGGGACGCGATCCGGGAAATGTCCCGGAACGGCACCCCGGTCTACGCCGAGTGCGGGGGGCTGATGTACCTCACCGACTCGGTCATCCTCCGCGAGGGGTGGCAGGGCTCCGAGGAGGAGCAGTCCTGCGGGATGTGCGGGGTCTTCCCCGGCGACACGGTGATGCCCGCCCGCCGGGTGGTCAGCTACGTGGAGGGCGAGAGCGTGAAGGAAAGCCCGCTTGGAGCGGCCCGGTTCCGGGGGCACGAGTTCCACTACTCGGACGTGCAGCTCCCCGCCGACACCCGGTTCGCCTACCGGCTCTCCCGGGGGATCGGGATCAAGGGGTCGATGGACGGGGCCTGGCGGGATAACACCGTCGGGAGCTACACCCACCTCCACCCGGTGAGCAGCCGGGAGATGTTTGCGCAGTTCCTGGACGGCTGCCGGGCGGAAAGAGGAAGAAGGTAATTCCCCCGGTTCTTTTTCCAGGATGCTCATGAAAGGGATTCCTTCCTTATCCACGGTTCTATTTCCAGGATGCTCATGAAAGGTTTTCTCCATTTTTCCCTGGTTCTTTTCCAGGATGACGAGAAAGAGATTGATCCATTTTTCCCTGGTTCTTTTCCAGGATGACGAGAAAGAGATTGATCCATTTTTCCCTGGTTCTTTTCCAGGATGACAAAAAGGGTTGATCCATTTTTCCCCGGTTCTTTTTCCAGGATGCTAAAAAAGGATACCTCCCATATCCATGGTTCTATTTCCAGAATACTCAGGAAAGGGATTCCTCCCTTACCCTCGGCTCTTCTTTCACTGGTGGACGGGAACGCTACGGTCTCTTCACGACCGCGGTGTCGTTATTTTCCCACGTGAGGTGGACTTCCCCGTATGCGAGAGCATTCCCTCCTCCGTGGTATCGTGTCGGTTCCCATACGGTGAGAAGGATGGTGACCGGTGGTTTCTCCTTCCCCATATCCTCCGGGGAATAGGTCCAGTAAATTGAGGGATCGGGGGTCTCGACGTACCCGTCGTGGGTCGTGACCTTCCCGTCGGTGGCATTCCACGAGACGAAATGTCCGTAGTCCGTCCCCCAGCTGTAGAACACGGGGATTGTTGCGTTATATCCGGCGTCGAGCCGGATCCCGACGGTGGACGACATGAGGGGGATATACCGGTCCGGGGTCGTCAGGATGGGGACGCTCCAGTCGTGCGGGTCTATGACCGGTCCGGCCTGGGTGACCGGGACGGTCCCGGGGGAGGGAACCGGGGTCCCGGGAGAGGTGAGCATATCCGTGGGCAGGGAGGGTCCTTCCGTACCCGGTATCGTGCACCCCGCAAGAAGGAGTGCCGAAACGATGATGAGGGAGAGTAAGATCGGCCGGAATCGCATGGTTGAAAGAGAATAGCGGGGCGGAATCATTAATTCTTCCGGAACGGTCGGAACCTTCGTTCTCCTTAAGGAAATGAACGGGAAAGTAGTAATCAGGGGTAAACAGAATAGGTGAAGGAAGGATTCTTATGGAAGATTCGGGGAACGATCAAAAAACCCTCAAATCGATCATCATCGTCTTCTCGTACCACCACCATAACACGGAGAAGATCGCCCGGGCCATCGCCGGGGTCCTCGGCGCACCGGTGAAGACCCCGCAGCAGGTCACGCCCGGAGAACTCGCGGAATACGACCTGGTCGGGTTCGGCTCGGGCGTTTACAGTGCGACGTTCGGCCG
This window harbors:
- the cfbB gene encoding Ni-sirohydrochlorin a,c-diamide synthase, coding for MKALMVAGDRSGSGKTSISLAIAALLSSRFTVQTFKVGMDYIDPSYLTGVTGRPCRNLDTFVMSPDELRQIFFHGCTGADLALVEGVRGLFEGAEALGDPGSSADVAKALDLPVVLVINARSITRSAAAIVKGFQAMDPQIRIAGVILNNVTGPKHRDKAVAAVEHYCGIPVIGAIPRKQEMELAMRHLGLVPYLEGKTDREFDQRISTVTGVIGEHLDLDRLLTLARDCPATLPPAPLFAPAASMDLSIGVALDEAFNFYYGDLFDILATYGAKAVPFSPIHDRLPEVDGVIIGGGYPELFLPELEANSAMRDAIREMSRNGTPVYAECGGLMYLTDSVILREGWQGSEEEQSCGMCGVFPGDTVMPARRVVSYVEGESVKESPLGAARFRGHEFHYSDVQLPADTRFAYRLSRGIGIKGSMDGAWRDNTVGSYTHLHPVSSREMFAQFLDGCRAERGRR